The genomic DNA ACTTCGCAAAACATTTCAGTTTGAAGCCGCGCACCTCCTGCCCGGGCTGCCCGAGGCGCACAAGTGCCGGCGCCTTCATGGCCACAGTTTCATGGTGGACGTGGTGGTCGCGGGCGAATGCGACCCGAAGCTCGGGTGGCTGATGGATTACGCGGACATCTCGGCCGCGTTCAAGCCGCTCTGGGAACAGCTCGACCACCGCTACCTCAACGACGTGCCCGGCCTCGACAACCCGACCAGCGAACGGATTGCGGTGTGGATTTGGGACCGCCTCAAGCCGGCGATGCCGCTGCTTCGCGAAGTTGTGGTCGCGGAGACCTGCACCGCGCGGGCGGTCTATCGTGGCGGGTAGGTGGCTGCGCCGGGACGTCGTCATCTTTGCCGTTGACCCGCCCTGCGCGCGCGGCTACACCAGCGGCCGTGATTC from Verrucomicrobiota bacterium includes the following:
- the queD gene encoding 6-carboxytetrahydropterin synthase QueD; this translates as MHIELRKTFQFEAAHLLPGLPEAHKCRRLHGHSFMVDVVVAGECDPKLGWLMDYADISAAFKPLWEQLDHRYLNDVPGLDNPTSERIAVWIWDRLKPAMPLLREVVVAETCTARAVYRGG